The Nocardioides pantholopis genome window below encodes:
- the cydD gene encoding thiol reductant ABC exporter subunit CydD encodes MRPTDPRLRAQLAPAWRPLASVLAAGVLGALLIIAQAWAVTGLVVAAVRREDLGGWAVAVAAVFAARALTGWAGDVLAARAAAQVGTSLRRQVVRAVLRRREVRSADAVLLTRGVSAAEPYLTRYLPAVVLAGALPVLTLAAMAWLDWLSALIVLLTLPLVPVFGALVGLATRDRAEEQWRAMASLSGHFLDVVRGLPTLVAYRRARAQSDTIARVTDRYRRASMQTLRLAFASSAVLELVATLSVALVAVTVGIRLAGGGLDLDTALLVLLLAPEAYWPLRRVGAEFHAAAEGVATFEQVHELVTGTPQEPADRPVAPPRTGDGLVLAGLTVVHPGRTVPALDGVDAVLPARGVTVVTGPSGCGKSTLLGAVAGLVPRTAGLVLLDGTEVAGPAWREQVAWVSQRPVFVAGSIADNLRLAAPDATADALWSALRRVALEERVRDLPAGLDSALGEDGAGLSAGERARLALARVVLADRPWVLLDEPTAHLDELTERVIADTVVELGRDRAVVVVAHRPALVALADSVIELAAPAAAAAPAPAPAPAAVSLPPSEAPKAWPAHRSPADAGRTDDTPADRLGLGISAVLGALASLAGVALTATAGWLIVQSSTHPPVLTLMVAIVGVRTFGLARPALRYVERLRSHDVALRLLARRRVEVYDAVVPLVPARLGRRRGDLLASVVDDVDSVVDDALRVRLPLRSAALVAVLATLAAALLLPVAGAVVAATCVLGGGLALGLARLGGRSAERAAVAHRADLSAAAVEVAQVAPELVMWQAEESAVSRVAALSDRLGRDSVRAGAWLGAARAVVLLVCGAGVAVMARLGAPALADGAVSGPVLALLVLLPLALADTLTTVADAGVLAARTRAASERLTALERTEPAVRTTVARPLPAASDLDVAGVSASWSADPAAPPALQDLSLRVDAGDRVGVVGPSGSGKSTLAALLLRFLDPVSGTVRLGGTASVELDPDDVRRVVGLVDDDPHVFATTLVENVRLARPDASDADVEDALRRARLGAWLDALPAGLDTWLGDGHAQVSGGERARIAIARSMLADHPVLVLDEPTAHLDHATATELATELLTGPRRRSLVWITHDSVGLDLLDRHVDLGEPAGLLTEAR; translated from the coding sequence ATGAGGCCCACCGACCCGCGGCTGCGGGCCCAGCTGGCGCCGGCCTGGCGCCCGCTGGCCAGCGTGCTCGCGGCCGGGGTGCTCGGCGCGCTGCTGATCATCGCCCAGGCCTGGGCGGTGACCGGCCTGGTGGTGGCAGCGGTACGCCGGGAGGACCTGGGCGGGTGGGCGGTCGCGGTCGCTGCCGTCTTCGCGGCCCGGGCGCTCACCGGCTGGGCCGGCGACGTGCTGGCCGCCCGGGCGGCCGCCCAGGTCGGCACGTCCCTGCGTCGCCAGGTCGTGCGGGCGGTGCTGCGCCGCCGCGAGGTCCGCTCGGCCGACGCGGTGCTGCTGACCCGCGGGGTCTCGGCCGCGGAGCCGTACCTGACCCGCTACCTGCCGGCCGTGGTGCTGGCCGGGGCGCTGCCGGTGCTGACGCTGGCCGCGATGGCCTGGCTGGACTGGCTCAGCGCGCTGATCGTGCTGCTGACGCTGCCGCTGGTGCCGGTCTTCGGCGCCCTGGTCGGCCTCGCGACCCGCGATCGCGCCGAGGAGCAGTGGCGGGCGATGGCGTCGCTGTCGGGGCACTTCCTCGACGTGGTCCGCGGGCTGCCCACCCTGGTCGCCTACCGCCGGGCCCGGGCCCAGTCGGACACGATCGCGCGGGTCACCGACCGCTACCGCCGGGCCAGCATGCAGACCCTGCGGCTGGCCTTCGCCTCCTCCGCCGTCCTGGAGCTGGTGGCGACCCTCTCGGTCGCGCTGGTCGCGGTCACCGTCGGCATCCGGCTCGCCGGCGGCGGGCTGGACCTGGACACCGCCCTGCTGGTGCTGCTGCTCGCCCCCGAGGCGTACTGGCCGCTGCGCCGGGTGGGCGCGGAGTTCCACGCCGCCGCCGAGGGCGTCGCGACGTTCGAGCAGGTCCACGAGCTGGTCACCGGTACGCCGCAGGAGCCGGCCGACCGGCCGGTCGCCCCGCCCCGGACCGGGGACGGCCTGGTCCTCGCCGGGCTCACCGTGGTGCACCCGGGCCGCACCGTCCCCGCGCTCGACGGGGTGGACGCCGTCCTGCCCGCTCGGGGCGTCACTGTCGTCACCGGCCCGTCGGGGTGCGGCAAGTCCACATTGCTGGGCGCCGTCGCGGGGCTGGTGCCCCGCACCGCCGGGCTGGTCCTGCTCGACGGCACCGAGGTCGCCGGCCCCGCCTGGCGTGAGCAGGTCGCCTGGGTGTCCCAGCGGCCGGTGTTCGTCGCGGGCTCGATCGCCGACAACCTGCGCCTGGCCGCCCCGGACGCCACCGCCGACGCGCTCTGGTCCGCGCTGCGCCGGGTCGCCCTCGAGGAGCGGGTCCGGGACCTGCCCGCCGGCCTGGACAGCGCCCTGGGCGAGGACGGCGCCGGCCTGTCGGCCGGCGAGCGCGCCCGGCTGGCGCTGGCCCGGGTCGTGCTCGCCGACCGGCCGTGGGTGCTGCTCGACGAGCCGACCGCGCACCTCGACGAGCTGACCGAGCGGGTCATCGCCGACACCGTCGTCGAGCTCGGCCGCGACCGGGCGGTCGTCGTCGTCGCACACCGCCCCGCGCTGGTCGCCCTGGCCGACTCCGTGATCGAGCTGGCCGCTCCGGCCGCGGCAGCGGCCCCCGCCCCGGCCCCGGCCCCGGCAGCGGTGAGCCTGCCACCGTCCGAGGCCCCGAAAGCGTGGCCAGCTCACCGCTCCCCCGCGGACGCCGGCCGGACCGATGACACGCCCGCCGACCGCCTCGGGCTCGGGATCAGCGCGGTTCTCGGGGCGCTGGCCTCGCTGGCCGGGGTGGCGCTGACCGCGACCGCCGGCTGGCTGATCGTGCAGTCCTCCACCCACCCGCCGGTCCTCACGCTGATGGTCGCGATCGTGGGCGTCCGGACCTTCGGGCTGGCCCGTCCGGCGCTGCGCTACGTCGAGCGGCTGCGCTCCCACGACGTCGCGCTGCGGCTGCTCGCCCGCCGCCGCGTCGAGGTGTACGACGCCGTCGTCCCGCTGGTACCGGCCCGGCTGGGCCGCCGTCGCGGCGACCTGCTCGCCTCGGTGGTCGACGACGTCGACAGCGTGGTCGACGACGCGCTGCGGGTGCGGCTCCCGCTGCGCTCCGCGGCCCTGGTCGCCGTGCTCGCGACGCTGGCCGCGGCCCTGCTGCTGCCGGTCGCCGGCGCGGTCGTGGCCGCGACCTGCGTGCTCGGCGGCGGCCTCGCCCTCGGCCTCGCCCGGCTCGGCGGACGGTCCGCGGAGCGGGCGGCGGTGGCGCACCGCGCGGACCTCTCCGCAGCCGCGGTCGAGGTCGCCCAGGTGGCCCCGGAGCTGGTGATGTGGCAGGCCGAGGAGTCCGCGGTGTCTCGGGTGGCGGCCCTCAGCGACCGGCTCGGCCGCGACTCGGTCCGCGCCGGCGCCTGGCTCGGAGCTGCCCGGGCCGTCGTGCTGCTGGTCTGCGGCGCCGGGGTCGCGGTGATGGCCCGGCTGGGCGCACCCGCTCTCGCCGACGGCGCCGTCTCCGGCCCGGTCCTGGCCCTGCTGGTGCTGCTCCCGCTGGCGCTGGCCGACACGCTCACCACCGTCGCCGACGCCGGGGTCCTCGCCGCCCGGACCCGCGCCGCCTCCGAGCGCCTGACCGCCCTGGAGCGCACCGAGCCGGCCGTCCGCACCACCGTGGCCCGGCCGCTGCCCGCCGCGAGCGACCTCGACGTCGCCGGCGTCAGCGCGAGCTGGTCGGCCGACCCGGCCGCGCCCCCGGCCCTGCAGGACCTCTCGCTGCGCGTCGACGCCGGCGACCGGGTGGGCGTCGTCGGGCCGTCGGGGTCCGGCAAGTCCACACTGGCGGCCCTGCTGCTGCGGTTCCTCGACCCGGTCTCGGGCACGGTCCGGCTCGGCGGCACAGCCAGCGTCGAGCTCGACCCCGACGACGTACGCCGCGTGGTCGGGCTGGTCGACGACGACCCGCACGTGTTCGCGACCACGCTCGTGGAGAACGTCCGGCTCGCCCGGCCGGACGCGAGCGACGCCGACGTCGAGGACGCCCTGCGCCGGGCCCGGCTGGGCGCCTGGCTGGACGCGCTGCCCGCCGGGCTGGACACCTGGCTCGGCGACGGCCACGCCCAGGTCTCGGGCGGCGAGCGGGCCCGGATCGCGATCGCCCGCTCCATGCTCGCCGACCACCCGGTGCTGGTGCTCGACGAGCCGACGGCCCACCTCGACCACGCGACCGCCACCGAGCTCGCCACCGAGCTGCTCACCGGCCCGCGCCGCCGCAGCCTGGTGTGGATCACCCACGACAGCGTCGGGCTCGACCTGCTGGACCGGCACGTCGACCTCGGCGAGCCGGCCGGCCTCCTCACCGAGGCCCGGTAG
- the cydB gene encoding cytochrome d ubiquinol oxidase subunit II, translating into MELTTVWFALIAILWMGYFVLEGFDFGVGMLLPVLGRSERERRVLINTIGPVWDGNEVWLLVAGGATFAAFPEWYATLFSGFYLPLLLILVALIVRGLAFEYRHKREDATWKARWDAVIFVGSLVPSILWGVAFANIVRGVPIDSDLEYVGGFFNLLNPYALLGGAMTLLLFLTHGALFIALKTDGPIRHAARNLAIRLGAAAAVVAVAFLGWTQLSSGSAASAVAFAVAAVALLAGIGAAQAAREGWAFLGTFVAIGLGIAGLFLALFPDVMPSTLTGGTSLTTTNAAATAYTLGIMTWVAAIFTPLVLAYQAWTYWVFRKRISVHHIPEPVLAGDR; encoded by the coding sequence ATGGAACTCACCACCGTCTGGTTCGCGCTGATCGCGATCCTGTGGATGGGCTACTTCGTCCTCGAGGGCTTCGACTTCGGCGTCGGCATGCTGCTGCCGGTGCTGGGGCGCTCCGAGCGGGAGCGCCGCGTCCTGATCAACACCATCGGCCCGGTCTGGGACGGCAACGAGGTCTGGCTGCTGGTCGCCGGCGGCGCGACGTTCGCGGCCTTCCCGGAGTGGTACGCCACGCTCTTCAGCGGCTTCTACCTGCCGCTGCTGCTGATCCTGGTGGCGCTGATCGTGCGCGGCCTGGCCTTCGAGTACCGCCACAAGCGCGAGGACGCGACCTGGAAGGCCCGCTGGGACGCGGTGATCTTCGTCGGCTCGCTGGTCCCCTCGATCCTGTGGGGCGTCGCGTTCGCGAACATCGTGCGCGGGGTGCCGATCGACAGCGACCTGGAGTACGTCGGCGGCTTCTTCAACCTGCTCAACCCCTACGCGCTGCTCGGCGGCGCGATGACGCTGCTGCTCTTCCTCACCCACGGCGCGCTGTTCATCGCGCTCAAGACCGACGGCCCGATCCGGCACGCCGCCCGGAACCTCGCGATCCGGCTCGGCGCCGCCGCCGCGGTCGTGGCCGTGGCGTTCCTCGGCTGGACCCAGCTCAGCAGCGGCTCGGCCGCCTCGGCCGTGGCCTTCGCGGTCGCCGCGGTCGCACTGCTCGCCGGCATCGGCGCCGCCCAGGCGGCCCGCGAGGGCTGGGCCTTCCTCGGCACGTTCGTCGCGATCGGGCTCGGCATCGCCGGGCTCTTCCTGGCCCTGTTCCCCGACGTGATGCCCTCGACGCTGACCGGCGGGACGAGCCTGACCACCACGAACGCCGCCGCCACGGCGTACACGCTGGGAATCATGACGTGGGTCGCCGCGATCTTCACGCCGCTGGTGCTGGCCTACCAGGCCTGGACCTACTGGGTCTTCCGCAAGCGGATCTCGGTCCACCACATCCCCGAGCCGGTCCTGGCCGGCGACCGATGA
- a CDS encoding response regulator, translating into MAEPTSRPAPQSAPATTSGSGPIRVYLLDDHEVVRRGIKDLLESEGDIEVVGESGLAAEATARIPALRPDVAILDGRLPDGSGIDVCRDVRSVDPSIAALILTSYDDDEALFAAIMAGAAGYLLKQVRGNDLIETVRRVAEGQSMLDPAVTAQVLERLRNGPPKDATLERLTGQEQKILDLIAQGLTNRQIAEQMFLAEKTVKNYVSSLLAKLGLESRTQAAIYANKRRQH; encoded by the coding sequence ATGGCAGAGCCCACCAGCCGCCCCGCGCCGCAGTCGGCGCCCGCGACCACGTCCGGGTCGGGACCGATCCGGGTCTACCTGCTCGACGACCACGAGGTGGTGCGCCGCGGGATCAAGGACCTCCTCGAGAGCGAGGGCGACATCGAGGTCGTCGGCGAGTCCGGGCTGGCCGCGGAGGCCACCGCCCGGATCCCGGCGCTGCGCCCGGACGTCGCGATCCTCGACGGCCGGCTCCCCGACGGCTCGGGCATCGACGTGTGCCGCGACGTGCGCTCGGTGGACCCTTCGATCGCGGCGCTGATCCTCACGTCGTACGACGACGACGAGGCGCTGTTCGCGGCGATCATGGCCGGCGCGGCCGGCTACCTGCTCAAGCAGGTGCGCGGCAACGACCTGATCGAGACCGTGCGCCGGGTGGCGGAGGGCCAGTCGATGCTGGACCCGGCGGTGACCGCCCAGGTGCTGGAGCGGCTGCGCAACGGGCCGCCGAAGGACGCGACCCTGGAGCGGCTGACCGGGCAGGAGCAGAAGATCCTCGACCTGATCGCGCAGGGGCTGACCAACCGCCAGATCGCCGAGCAGATGTTCCTGGCCGAGAAGACTGTCAAGAACTACGTCTCCTCGCTGCTGGCCAAGCTCGGGCTGGAGAGCCGCACCCAGGCCGCGATCTACGCCAACAAGCGCCGGCAGCACTGA
- a CDS encoding universal stress protein → MTTTDTTDINLDVIHPGSIVVGLDDSEQGQEALTWAARQAVLEGRRLAVVHAVEPMTPTTRTMMLAGGVDPGGLEAQMLREARAQAATTATSAADLHPGLEVVDVVRMGDPRDLLLAAAHRASLLVVGSRGRGPLRSLLLGSVSVAVAKHAVCPVVVLRPERPEVVRRGVLVGADGTERSLPALEFAYRHAATRGLPLTVMHCFWDVLAATSPHHVVAEDRTVEDLRVLLSQSVAGMSERYPDVEVHLELARGLVDEALATGAEEMDLVVVGWHDADPVTSFLYGSVAPSVLERARCAVAIIPDETRR, encoded by the coding sequence ATGACCACCACCGACACCACTGACATCAACCTGGACGTGATCCACCCCGGCAGCATCGTGGTCGGGCTGGACGACTCCGAGCAGGGCCAGGAGGCCTTGACCTGGGCGGCCCGGCAGGCGGTCCTGGAGGGGCGCCGGCTCGCCGTGGTCCACGCGGTCGAGCCGATGACGCCGACAACGCGCACGATGATGCTCGCGGGCGGCGTCGACCCGGGCGGCCTCGAGGCCCAGATGCTCCGCGAGGCCCGGGCCCAGGCAGCCACGACCGCGACGTCCGCCGCCGACCTGCACCCGGGCCTGGAGGTCGTCGACGTGGTCCGGATGGGCGACCCGCGCGACCTGCTCCTGGCCGCCGCGCACCGCGCCAGCCTGCTCGTGGTCGGATCCCGCGGCCGCGGACCGCTGCGCAGCCTGCTGCTCGGCTCGGTCAGCGTCGCGGTCGCCAAGCACGCGGTCTGCCCGGTCGTCGTGCTGCGCCCCGAGCGCCCCGAGGTGGTACGCCGCGGCGTGCTGGTCGGCGCGGACGGCACCGAGCGCTCGCTGCCGGCCCTGGAGTTCGCCTACCGCCACGCCGCGACGCGCGGGCTGCCGCTGACCGTCATGCACTGCTTCTGGGACGTGCTCGCCGCGACCTCCCCCCACCACGTGGTCGCCGAGGACCGGACCGTCGAGGACCTGCGAGTGCTGCTCTCGCAGTCGGTGGCCGGGATGTCGGAGCGCTACCCCGACGTCGAGGTGCACCTCGAGCTCGCGCGGGGCCTCGTGGACGAGGCGCTCGCCACCGGCGCCGAGGAGATGGACCTGGTCGTGGTGGGCTGGCACGACGCCGACCCGGTCACGTCGTTCCTCTACGGCTCTGTCGCCCCGTCGGTGCTGGAGCGGGCCCGCTGCGCGGTCGCGATCATCCCGGACGAGACGCGCCGCTGA
- a CDS encoding pyridoxamine 5'-phosphate oxidase family protein: protein MKPEMPWGGGRILELDTEECWELMGGRETGRVGWGGPEGQTIHPVNHAVGNGAVWLRTTAYSSLAREADESPVAFQVDDIDDVTRAGWSVLVRGTAHLTWPGEAARDLPELEPWVEGLRPVWVQIRPTAVTGRRLLPR from the coding sequence ATGAAACCCGAGATGCCCTGGGGTGGCGGCCGGATCCTCGAGCTCGACACCGAGGAGTGCTGGGAGCTGATGGGCGGCCGCGAGACCGGCCGGGTCGGCTGGGGCGGGCCGGAGGGTCAGACCATCCACCCGGTCAACCACGCCGTCGGGAACGGCGCCGTGTGGCTGCGCACCACGGCGTACTCGTCGCTGGCCCGCGAGGCCGACGAGAGCCCGGTGGCCTTCCAGGTCGACGACATCGACGACGTCACCCGGGCCGGTTGGAGCGTGCTGGTGCGGGGCACCGCGCACCTCACCTGGCCCGGCGAGGCCGCCCGCGACCTCCCCGAGCTGGAGCCGTGGGTCGAGGGGCTGCGCCCGGTGTGGGTGCAGATCCGGCCCACCGCGGTCACCGGGCGACGGCTGCTGCCGCGCTGA
- a CDS encoding cytochrome ubiquinol oxidase subunit I has translation MDPLDIARWQFAITTVYHFMFVPISIGLSAMVAGYETAWLRTRNPMYLRLTKFFGKLFLINFAIGVVTGIVQEFQFGMNWSDYSRFVGDVFGAPLAIEGLLAFFLESTFLGLWIFGWDRLSGKLHVTCMWLVHLGTLFSAYFILAANSWMQNPVGFLFNPDTGRAEMTDFAAIMFNKVQLVTFPHVLLAAYMTAAAFVVGIAFWHLRRQPPGSEDATMWRKAVRTGAALTLVSGLGVVIVGDFQGKVMTEVQPMKMAAAEALYETEEPASFSVFTIGTPDGKEEKFAITIPNLLSFLATGTFDGEVKGINQLREQYQETYGEDPGAAYYSAGDYTPNIPITYWTFRFMMGLGFAAMAVAAWVLWATRRSRSPQGRLLFTAVTLLPFMPLFANSMGWIFTEMGRQPWAVFGLMTTARSVSPGVSATEMLISLITLTSVYGLLAVIEVRLLLSAIRHGADPIAEDELPRVRTDDDADKPFAFAY, from the coding sequence GTGGACCCGCTGGACATCGCACGGTGGCAGTTCGCCATCACGACCGTCTACCACTTCATGTTCGTCCCGATCAGCATCGGACTCTCGGCGATGGTCGCCGGCTACGAGACCGCGTGGCTGCGCACCCGCAACCCGATGTACCTGCGGCTCACGAAGTTCTTCGGGAAGCTGTTCCTGATCAACTTCGCGATCGGGGTCGTGACCGGCATCGTCCAGGAGTTCCAGTTCGGCATGAACTGGAGCGACTACTCCCGCTTCGTCGGCGACGTCTTCGGCGCCCCGCTGGCCATCGAGGGGCTGCTGGCGTTCTTCCTCGAGTCGACGTTCCTGGGCCTGTGGATCTTCGGCTGGGACCGGCTCTCCGGGAAGCTGCACGTCACCTGCATGTGGCTGGTGCACCTCGGCACGCTGTTCTCGGCGTACTTCATCCTCGCCGCGAACTCCTGGATGCAGAACCCGGTCGGCTTCCTGTTCAACCCCGACACCGGCCGCGCCGAGATGACCGACTTCGCGGCGATCATGTTCAACAAGGTCCAGCTGGTGACCTTCCCCCACGTGCTGCTCGCGGCGTACATGACCGCCGCCGCCTTCGTCGTCGGCATCGCCTTCTGGCACCTGCGCCGCCAGCCGCCCGGCAGCGAGGACGCCACGATGTGGCGCAAGGCGGTGCGCACCGGGGCGGCGCTGACGCTGGTCTCCGGTCTCGGCGTCGTCATCGTCGGCGACTTCCAGGGCAAGGTGATGACCGAGGTCCAGCCCATGAAGATGGCCGCGGCCGAGGCGCTCTACGAGACCGAGGAGCCCGCGTCGTTCTCGGTCTTCACGATCGGCACGCCCGACGGGAAGGAGGAGAAGTTCGCGATCACGATCCCGAACCTGCTCTCGTTCCTCGCGACCGGCACCTTCGACGGTGAGGTCAAGGGCATCAACCAGCTGCGCGAGCAGTACCAGGAGACCTACGGCGAGGACCCGGGCGCGGCGTACTACTCCGCCGGGGACTACACCCCGAACATCCCGATCACCTACTGGACCTTCCGGTTCATGATGGGGCTCGGCTTCGCGGCCATGGCCGTCGCGGCGTGGGTGCTGTGGGCCACCCGCCGCAGCCGGTCGCCGCAGGGCCGGCTGCTGTTCACAGCGGTCACGCTGCTGCCGTTCATGCCGCTGTTCGCGAACTCGATGGGCTGGATCTTCACCGAGATGGGCCGCCAGCCGTGGGCGGTCTTCGGGCTGATGACCACCGCCCGGTCGGTCTCCCCCGGCGTCAGCGCCACCGAGATGCTGATCTCGCTGATCACGCTGACCTCCGTCTACGGCCTGCTCGCGGTGATCGAGGTCCGGCTGCTGCTCAGCGCCATCCGCCATGGGGCCGACCCGATCGCCGAGGACGAGCTGCCCCGGGTCCGCACCGACGACGACGCGGACAAGCCGTTCGCCTTCGCCTACTGA
- a CDS encoding nitroreductase family protein: MTSTAVPPAGRSRARRPPVDVVELACRAPSVHNSQPWRWRVGGTADAPTLDLYADRTRQHPTDPVGRNLVLSCGAALHHAQVAARGLGWAPAVTRRPDPADPNLLARLDLVPAPPSAEAGADLQALRERRTDRRRFTAWPVPAGRLEHLAAVAGAWGMRGVPVLDTANRFRVGMLVAEALELQGADERHAGAGTGTDGLGGLGGSDGLLVLTAETDAAPAWLRAGEALSALWLRAVRDGLAVVPLSQVVEVERTRSALEHDVLAGRGRPLLLVRVGWQEIARSTLPATGRRPVADVLLG; encoded by the coding sequence ATGACCAGCACCGCCGTCCCGCCCGCGGGCCGCTCCCGGGCCCGCCGCCCCCCGGTCGACGTCGTCGAGCTGGCCTGCCGCGCCCCCAGCGTGCACAACAGCCAGCCCTGGCGGTGGCGGGTCGGCGGCACTGCGGACGCGCCCACCCTGGACCTGTACGCCGACCGGACCCGGCAGCACCCCACCGACCCGGTGGGTCGCAACCTCGTCCTCAGTTGTGGCGCCGCGCTGCACCACGCCCAGGTGGCCGCCCGCGGCCTGGGCTGGGCGCCGGCCGTGACCCGCCGGCCCGACCCGGCCGACCCGAACCTGCTGGCCCGGCTCGACCTGGTCCCGGCCCCGCCGTCGGCCGAGGCCGGCGCCGACCTGCAGGCGCTCCGCGAGCGCCGCACCGACCGGCGACGGTTCACCGCGTGGCCGGTCCCTGCCGGACGGCTGGAGCACCTGGCGGCGGTCGCGGGCGCCTGGGGCATGCGCGGCGTGCCGGTCCTGGACACCGCGAACCGGTTCCGGGTCGGCATGCTGGTCGCCGAGGCGTTGGAGCTGCAGGGCGCCGACGAGCGGCACGCCGGCGCTGGCACCGGCACTGATGGCCTCGGTGGCCTCGGCGGCTCCGACGGGCTGCTCGTCCTGACCGCCGAGACCGACGCCGCCCCCGCCTGGCTACGGGCCGGCGAGGCGCTCAGCGCGCTGTGGCTGCGCGCGGTCCGCGACGGACTCGCGGTGGTGCCGCTCAGCCAGGTCGTCGAGGTCGAGCGGACCCGCTCCGCGCTGGAGCACGACGTGCTGGCCGGCCGCGGGCGCCCGCTGCTGCTGGTCCGGGTCGGCTGGCAGGAGATCGCGCGCAGCACCCTCCCCGCCACCGGGCGGCGCCCGGTGGCCGACGTACTCCTCGGCTGA
- a CDS encoding sensor histidine kinase, whose product MTTNPSGLGDASFDQLLREVLSRVDGVLDEQERLRLLLDAVVTMAADLSVDGVLARIVEVACDLVGAKYAALGVLGGGPGKRLRTFIHHGLSGEQVTEIGDLPTGHGLLGIIIDRPEPLRLHDIAAHPASYGFPAHHPPMSSFLGVPVRIRDRVFGNLYLTEKVGGVDFTEQDEEVVVALAAAAGVVIENARLYEEASRRQRWLEATAEITALLAGRAHGLDALQAVADRAREVSGADVAWVATGDEDDLALQVVSGTDPSDVPARELAGVHTCEAVRTGAAVSVPGLGGGDRFGPALIVPLRSSGGVEGALGLAWTPERADLHHEVDAALPASFAEQATLALQVARARADQERLMVFEDRDRIARDLHDVVIQRLFAVGLGLQTSARQAGSPELAGRLESSVDELDATIKEIRRTIFALGSLETASDIQAEVSRMVDRAAGTLKFRPSLRFTGPVRTLVPDELAPHLLAVLGEALSNTSRHAEATAVEVSLTAGEEIVLCVADDGRGLPADLHESGLGNMRRRAEQLGGRCEIVSAPGAGTRLTWAVPVRG is encoded by the coding sequence GTGACCACGAACCCCTCCGGTCTCGGAGACGCCAGCTTCGACCAGTTGCTGCGCGAGGTGCTGAGCCGGGTCGACGGTGTCCTCGACGAGCAGGAGCGGCTGCGGCTGCTGCTGGACGCGGTGGTCACGATGGCCGCAGACCTGTCGGTGGACGGCGTGCTGGCGCGGATCGTCGAGGTGGCCTGCGACCTGGTCGGGGCGAAGTACGCCGCGCTCGGGGTGCTCGGCGGCGGGCCGGGCAAGCGGCTGCGCACGTTCATCCACCACGGCCTCTCGGGCGAGCAGGTCACCGAGATCGGCGACCTGCCGACCGGGCACGGCCTGCTGGGGATCATCATCGACCGGCCCGAGCCGCTGCGGCTGCACGACATCGCGGCGCACCCGGCGTCGTACGGCTTCCCGGCCCACCACCCGCCGATGAGCTCGTTCCTGGGCGTGCCGGTGCGGATCCGGGACCGGGTCTTCGGCAACCTCTACCTGACCGAGAAGGTCGGGGGCGTCGACTTCACCGAGCAGGACGAGGAGGTCGTGGTCGCGCTCGCGGCCGCGGCCGGCGTGGTGATCGAGAACGCGCGCCTCTACGAGGAGGCCTCGCGGCGGCAGCGCTGGCTGGAGGCGACAGCGGAGATCACGGCGCTGCTGGCGGGCCGGGCCCACGGCCTGGACGCGCTCCAGGCGGTCGCGGACCGGGCCCGCGAGGTGTCGGGCGCGGACGTCGCCTGGGTGGCGACCGGCGACGAGGACGACCTGGCCCTCCAGGTGGTCTCGGGGACGGACCCGTCCGACGTGCCGGCCCGCGAGCTGGCCGGCGTACACACCTGCGAGGCGGTGCGGACCGGGGCGGCGGTCTCGGTGCCCGGGCTCGGCGGCGGCGACCGGTTCGGGCCGGCGCTGATCGTGCCGCTGCGCAGCTCCGGCGGCGTGGAGGGCGCGCTGGGCCTGGCCTGGACCCCGGAGCGCGCGGACCTGCACCACGAGGTGGACGCCGCGCTGCCGGCGAGCTTCGCCGAGCAGGCGACGCTGGCGCTCCAGGTGGCCCGGGCCCGCGCCGACCAGGAGCGGCTGATGGTCTTCGAGGACCGGGACCGGATCGCCCGGGACCTGCACGACGTCGTCATCCAGCGGCTCTTCGCGGTCGGCCTGGGGCTGCAGACGTCGGCCCGCCAGGCCGGCAGCCCCGAGCTGGCCGGGCGGCTGGAGTCCTCGGTCGACGAGCTCGACGCGACGATCAAGGAGATCCGGCGCACGATCTTCGCGCTGGGCTCCCTGGAGACGGCCTCCGACATCCAGGCCGAGGTGAGCCGGATGGTGGACCGCGCGGCCGGGACCCTGAAGTTCCGACCCTCGCTGCGGTTCACCGGGCCGGTCCGGACCCTGGTGCCCGACGAGCTGGCGCCGCACCTGCTCGCGGTGCTCGGCGAGGCGCTCTCCAACACCAGCCGGCACGCGGAGGCCACGGCCGTGGAGGTCTCGCTCACCGCTGGCGAGGAGATCGTGCTCTGCGTCGCCGACGACGGCCGCGGCCTGCCCGCCGACCTGCACGAGAGCGGCCTGGGCAACATGCGCCGCCGCGCCGAGCAGCTCGGCGGCCGCTGCGAGATCGTCAGCGCTCCCGGCGCCGGCACCCGGCTGACCTGGGCGGTCCCGGTGCGGGGGTGA